Within Schaalia sp. HMT-172, the genomic segment AGCCTATCCAGCGCCTGAAGACCCACGACCTGGGCTCGCGCAATCCGCGCCTGCACACCGACGAGGTCCTCATCGCCCTGGCCGTTTCCGCCAACGGTGACGACAACGCGCGCCGCGCCCTCGACCAGCTGTGCGCCCTTCGCGACTGCGACGTGCACGAGTCCGTCATCCTGGGTCCCGTCGACGAGGGCATCTTCCGCTCCCTCGGCATCCAGGTGACCACCGAGCCCGTGTACGCGACCAAGTCGCTGTACCGCAAGAAGTAATCGCTTCGACGAGGCCGGGGTTTCCTTCGCGTATCAGCGCGGGGAGGCCCCGGCCTCGTCGCGAACCGCCTGTCGCGGCCCGCCCACCCCATCTGGCCGTTCGTGGCTGGCGCCACCCGGGGTGGGTGCCGCAGCTGAGGGTGGGGCGGTTTAGGCTTGGAGACGATGAGTGACGCGACTTCTTTGCCTGACCTTGGTTTCCTGATCGGCCCCGATGGGGGCCGCCAGGACGACTACGTGCCGCCGGAGGTGCCCGCCTTCGACGTGGAGGATGCGCTGGGCGCCGACTACGACGGCGGCTGGCCCGACATTGCCGTCCCCGGTGGGGGCTCGGGGGAGGCCTCCGCGTGGGAGGCTGCCCCGGCCTCGTCCGCGCCCGCGTGGGGCGAACCCCGCCGCCCCGGCGTGGACCCCGAGTCGCTCACGCGCGGCCTCAACGACCGCCAGCGCGAGGCCGTCACCCACGCGGGCTCGCCGCTGCTGATCCTCGCCGGCGCGGGCTCCGGCAAGACGCGCGTGCTCACGCACCGCATCGCCTACCTGCTGGCCACTGGACGCGCGCGGGCTGGGGAGATTCTGGCGATCACCTTCACGAACAAGGCAGCCGCCGAGATGCGCGAGCGCGCGGGCGCCCTCGTGGGCGACGACGCACGCCGCATGTGGGTGTCGACCTTCCACTCGGCGTGCGTGCGCCTGCTGCGCTACGAGCACGAGGCTGCGGGGCTGTCCTCGTCGTTCACGATCTACGACGCGCAGGATTCCCAGCGTCTCATCCAGATGGTCCTCAAAGCCCAGGACGTGGACATTAAGCGCTTCACCCTAAAGATGGTGGCGGCGCGCATTTCGGACGCGAAGAACGAGCTGATCGGCCCGAAGCGTTACGCCGAGACGGCTGGCAAAGACCCGGTCTCGCGCATCGTCGCGGACGCCTACGTCGAGTACGACAAGCGCATGCGCGCCTCGAACGCGCTGGATTTCGACGACCTCATCATGCGCACGGTCGACCTGCTGCGCGACAACCCGCTGATCGCCGAGCACTACCACCGGCGATTCCGGCACATCCTGGTCGACGAGTACCAGGACACGAACCATGCGCAGTACGTCCTCGTGCGCGCCCTCGTGGGGGATGGGTCCGATGGGGTCACGCCCGCCGAGCTGACAGTCGTGGGCGACTCCGACCAGTCGATTTACGCCTTCCGCGGCGCGACGATCCGCAATATCGAGGAGTTCGAGCGCGACTTCACGGGCGCTCGCACCATCTTGCTGGAGCAGAACTATCGCTCGACGCAGAACATCCTGTCTGCCGCGAACGCTGTGATCGCCCGCAACACGGGGCGCCGCGCGAAGAACCTGTGGACGGCCTCGGGCGACGGCGCGCTCATCACGCTGGACGCCGCCGATTCCGAGCACGACGAGGCGCGCTTCGTCGTCGGCGAGATCGACCGCCTCGCGGACTCGGGCGTCGACTGGGGCGACATCGCGGTCTTCTACCGCACGAACGCGCAGTCCCGCGCACTGGAGGAACTCCTCGTGCGCCAGGGCATCCCGTACCGCGTCGTCGGCGGCACGCGCTTCTACGAGCGCCGCGAAATCAAGGATGCACTGGCCTACCTGCAGGTCATCTCCAACCCCGACGACACGGTCGCGGCCCGCCGTGTCCTCAACGTCCCCAAGCGCGGCATCGGCGCGAAGGCCGAAGAGGCCATCGCTGCGCACGCCGCCCGCCACGGCATCTCGTTTGGCGCTGCCCTGCGCCACCTGTGGCTGCGCGCCGGGCGCCCCGCCGGTGAGGGCGAGGGGATCGACGTCGACGCGCTGGCCCGTTCCGCTTCCACGGACGAGGCCTTGGCTGATTCTTCCGTTTCCGTTTCCTCGGGCGGTGCGGCGGGGGAGAACCCGGGTGCTCGCGACGGTGCAGATGCGAGCGTGGCTGCGGATTCGAGCGCGGCTGCGGCCCCGGCCTCGTCCCCCGTCCCCTCCGAGAGCGCGCCCGAGACGGCGCCCGAGGTCCTGGGCATCACCGCCCGCGCCGCGAAGTCCGCGGCCGCCTTCTGGGGGCTCATCGAGACGCTTCGAGCCGCCGAGGCGCGCGGCGCATCCCAGGCCGACATCCTCGAGGAGGTCCTGGACCGCACCGGCTACCTGGCGGAGCTGCGCCGCAGCGAGGATCCGCAGGATGCCTCGCGCGTGGAAAACCTGGCGGAACTGCACTCGGTCGCCGGGGCCTTCGCGGCCGACGCGCCCGGCGGGACCCTCGCGGACTTCCTCGAGCGCGTCGCCCTCGTCGCCGACTCGGACCAGGTGCCCGCCGAAGGCGAGCGCGGCGGACAGGTCACCCTCATGACCGTCCACACCGCGAAGGGCCTCGAATTCCCGGCGGTTTTCGTGACCGGCATGGAGGACGGCACCTTCCCGCATCAGCGCAGCCTCGGGGATGAGAGCGAGCTGGAGGAGGAACGCCGCCTGGCGTATGTGGCGATCACGCGTGCGCGCGAACGCCTCTACCTGACGCGCGCGGCGGTGCGCAGCGCCTGGGGGACGCCGCAAGAGATGCCGCCCTCGCGCTTCCTCGACGACATCCCCGCCGAGCTCCTCGACGTGCGCCGCGCGGCCACATCCGGGGAGCGTATGCGCGCCTCCTACGGGGGTTCGTATGGTTCCGGGGCCTATGGTTCCGGGGCCTATGGGCGCTCCCGTCGCTCCGAGGGGCGCGACCCGTGGGGTGAGCGCGACGCCGGTGCCTTCGGGTCGGGGCGCGGTGGCGTGCCCGCGCAGACGGCCGGCGCGCGCACAGTGACCCGGATGGGCGTGGCTCCCGCAGCCAAGCCCGCCGAGGAGAAGCCGGTGCTCTCGCTCAAGGTCGGGGACCGTGTCAAGCACGCGACCCTGGGTGCGGGCACCGTCACCGGCGTCGAGGGGGAGGGGCCGCGCACCGTGGCTCGCATCCGCTTCGGCATGGCCGAGAAGCGCCTGCTCGTGCGCATGGCCCCGATGGAGAAGATTTCGTAGCTCGGGCTTCCCGGCGCTGCTCGGGCTTGGGGCCCCGCTGTGTGCCGGGCGGCGGCCTGGCTCTGTGGTCCTGACGGGTTTGCTGCAGGTAGCCCAGTTGTGGCTGTCAATCAGCAATTTCGCACGTAATTCCCCTGCGATTAGTTCAAATTTTGAATTCATGTCGTTGGAATTGCAACGTTTTCGGGTGGTCTCGAAAAATGACCGAGGGAAATTACGTGCGAAATTTGTCTGGGCCCGTCATGCCGCATTGAGAGGCGTCAGATTGTCGATGTGACGACGCCTGACCCGTGCGGGACATGCGACCCCAGCAATCCGCCCCGCAACGCAAAGCGTTGATAAAGCGAAATTGCGTTCCGGTCAAGGCCGTGACAAGCCTTGATAATGGGAGGAAATGGCGCGTTCGTGCCGGTCGCACGTTAGAATTATTGCGCTGACCACACCACGTTCAACGGAGGGAATAAGGTGGATCTCTACGAGTACCAGGCCCGGCAGATGTTCAAGGAGCGCGGCGTGCCCGTGCTCGACTACCGCCTGGCGTCAACCCCCGACGAGGCGCGCGAGGGCGCGCGTGAACTCCTGGCTGAGGGGGCCTCGCTGCTGGTCGTCAAGGCTCAGGTGAAGACGGGCGGCCGCGGCAAGGCCGGCGGCGTCAAGCTCGCCCACACCGCCGACGAGGCCTACGAGAAGGCTCAGGCGATCCTCGGTCTTAACATCAAGGGCCACATCGTCAAGAAGGTCATGATCGCGTCCGGCGCGGACATCGCCGCCGAATACTACTTCTCGATCCTGCTGGACCGCTCGAACCGCCGCCACCTGGCGATGTGCTCGCGTGAGGGCGGTATGGACATTGAGACCCTCGCGAAGGAACGCCCCGAGGCCCTGGCCCGCGTCCCCCTGGACCCGGTCGTCGGCATCGACGCCGAGGTGGCCCGCCACATCGCCAAGGAAGCGGGCTTCGACGAGGAGACCGCCGAGGCGATCGCCCCCGTCCTCGAGACCCTGTGGACTGTCTATCGCGACGAGGATGCGACGCTGGTCGAGGTTAACCCGCTGGTCTCCAGCCCCGACGGTTCCGTGTGGGCGGTCGACGGCAAGGTGACCCTTGACGACAACGCGCGCTTCCGTCACTCCGGCCACGCCGAGCTGGTGGACGTGGCCGCGCAGGATCCGCGCGAGGCCGCCGCGAAGGAGGCCGGGCTCAACTACGTGCGCCTGGAGGGCCAGGTTGGCATCATCGGTAACGGCGCGGGCCTGGTCATGTCGACTCTCGACGTGGTCGCGATGGCCGGCGAGGAGTTCGGCGGCATGAAGCCCGCGAACTTCCTGGACATCGGCGGCGGCGCCTCGGCCGAGGTCATGGCGAAGGGCCTGGACATCATCCTCGGCGATGAGCAGGTTCGCTCCGTGTTCGTCAACGTCTTCGGCGGCATTACCGCCTGCGACCAGGTTGCCCGCGGTATTGTCGGCGCGCTCGAGACGCTGGGCGACGCGGCTTCGAAGCCTCTGGTCGTGCGCCTCGATGGCAACAAGGTCGAGGAGGGCCGCGCGATCCTCGAGCAGGCCGCGCACCCGCTCGTCCACATGGAAGAAACGATGGACGGGGCAGCCAGGCGCGCAGCAGAGCTCGCAGCCCAGGCGCCGTCGAAGTAACGACCCGAGAACCGCAGGAGAACACCCATGACTATCTTCGTCAACTCTGAGACCCGGGTCATCGTCCAGGGCATGACCGGCGCTGAGGGCCGCAAGCACACCCAGCGCATGCTGAGCGCCGGCACGGCTATCGTGGGCGGCACGAACCCGCGCAAGGCCGGGACGACCGTCACCTTCGACGTGCAGGGCTACGGCCCGGGCGCCGACAAGGTGACCGACGGCCAGGTTGAGGTCCCCGTCTTCGGCACGGTCGCCGAGGCCCGCGAGGCCACCGGCGCGAATGCTTCCGTCATCTTCGTGCCTCCGGCTTTCGCGAAGGGCGCCGCCCTGGAGGCCATCGAGGCGGGCATCGAGACGATCGTCCTCATCACCGAGGGCATCCCCGTCCAGGACTCGACCATCGTCGTCGAGCGCGCGCTCGCGGCGGGCGTGCGCCTGATCGGCCCGAACTGCCCGGGCATCATCTCGCCCGCGCAGGCGAACCTGGGGATCACCCCGGCGGACATTACGGGCCCGGGCTGCCTCGGCCTCGTCTCGAAGTCGGGCACGCTGACCTATCAGCTCATGTACGAGCTGCGTGACTTCGGTTTCACGACGTGCCTGGGGATCGGCGGCGACCCGGTCGTGGGTACCACCCACATTGACGCGCTGGCGGCCTTCGAGGCGGACCCCGACACTGACCTCGTCATCATGATCGGCGAGATCGGCGGCGACGCCGAGGAGCGCGCTGCCGCGTGGATCCAGGAGAACATGACGAAGCCGGTCGTCGCCTACATCGCGGGCTTCACCGCCCCCGAGGGCAAGACGATGGGCCACGCGGGCGCGATTGTGTCCGGTTCGTCGGGCACGGCCGCCGCGAAGGCGGAGGCGCTCGAGGCCGTGGGCGTGCGCGTGGGACGCACTCCTTCGCAGACGGCGCAGATCGCGCGCGAGATCCTCTCGCGCTAACGTCACAGCACGAATCGGCCCGGGGTCGGCGCGCAGCGTCGCGGCCCCGGGCTGATTCTGTCACCATTGGCGTGTGAGCGAGCGCATCAGAGAAGTACCCAGTGCCCGGCGGACCACGACGACTTACGTTGCTGACCGCGCGACTATCCGCGTTGCTGTCCCCAAGGGGTGGGCGCGCGGCGTCTTGGCCGGTATCGAGGCGGCCTTCGCGGGCTGGGCGATCACGACGGTCCTGACGATGGTTGCCTTCCTGTCGCTGCGTTCGAACACGTGGATGAATGACACGACGCCGCGTGACGCGCTGGGCCTGGGTGGCGACCTGTGGGTCGCGGTGATGGGTGGAACGTCGGCGGCGGGGGGAGTGTCCTACCGGGCTATTCCGACGCTGGTTGGGGCCCTGCTGATTGTTCTCGTGCGGATTCTGCTGCGCACGACGGCCGGTTTTCCCCGGTCGTCGGCGTTGTTCGCGGTTCCGGGTTTCGTGTTGACGTCGTGGTTCTTGTCGGGCACGTCGGGCGCGAGTTCGCAGTGGTGGACGGGCACGATTGGGGCGGTCCTCATTCCGCTGATCGCTTCGGTGTGGTTCGTGGTGTCGAGTTTTTCGCGCGATCATGATGCGCCGACGATGCAGCATTGGATTTCCGGTGGTTTCAAGATGGGTGGCCTGCTTGTGGTGGCGACCGTCGCGGCGTCGTCGGTGGCGGCTGTGGTTGCGCTTGTGGCCGGGTGGGGTCGGGCGAGTGGCATCCAGGAGTTGCTCGGTGCGTCCTCGGGTGTGGACACGGCGTTCATTGTGGGCGTGCAGGTGGCGTTCGCGCCGACGGTTATGGCGTGGGCGGCGGCCTGGTGGTCGGGTGTTGGTTTCATGACGGCGACGGATTCGCTGCATTCGCCGACGGTGGTGGATCCGGGTCCGATTCCGCCGATTCCGCTGTTGGGTATGGTTCCGCAGACGGCGCCGGGTCATTGGGTGGTGCTGGTTCCGATTGCGCTGGGTGTGGGGCTCGGCGTGGTGTCGTCGCGTCTTTTCCGCCGTTCGCACGTGTTGCATCAGAGCGCGCAGGGGGTGTTGGCCTCGTGTGTGTTCGCGTCGGTGGTTGCGCTGTGGATGTGGAGTTCGACGATGAGCTTGGGCTCGGTGCGCCTGGTGTCGATGGGTCCGCGCGTGGGGTGGGCGACGCTCGCCCTCGTGCTCGAGATCGCGCTGCCGGCGCTGATCATCACGCTGGCGACTCATCCGACGACGCTTGCGTTGGTTGGTCGGGGCGCGGGGCGTGTGCGTTCGGAGGGGGAGGCGCTGCGTCGTCGCCATGCTGAGCGTTTGTCCCGTGAGGCTGCCACGGCCTCGTTGATCGATCGGGAGGAGGGCGACTGTGCGTCCGGCGCGGACGAGGCCTGGGCTGAGGCTTCCGCGCCCGCGGCGACGGGGGACACAACTGCGGGCGCCGAGGCCGGGGCGGAGCCGGAGGAGCAGGGTGCCGAGCCCGCGCAGGAGGGCGCGGACGAGGGTGCGGGCGTTGTCGCCGAGGAGGGCGAGGAGCCGGTGAGCGGCCGGGACCAGGGCGGCGCGTGAGTGGTGGCGCGCTGGGTGATCGTGACGCGGTCGACGCCCGCGGGTGGCTGACGCGGGCTGTGGCCTGAACTAGACTGGAGGTGCCGCGACTGGCGAGGGTGGATGACCACCGGGGAGCGGCTGCATGTCCCGCGAGGCGTCGCCCGCCTGGGCGCCTGGGTTTGGCTCTCAACCTGGAGGAACTATGTCCGTTTCGCTGGACAACCTGGAACCCATTGACGTGCGCCCGATTAAGCGGGCCCTGATTTCTGTGTATGACAAGACGGGCTTGGAGGACCTGGCGCGCGCGCTGGGCGAGGCCGGCGTGGAGATTGTGTCCACGGGCTCGACGGCTGCCCGCATCGCGGCCGCCGGCGTGGCCGTCACCCCGGTCGACGACGTGACGGGTTTCCCCGAGGTGCTCGAGGGGCGCGTGAAGACCCTGCATCCCTTCATTCATTCCGGCATCCTGGCCGATCAGCGTAAGGCCGCGCATCGCGAGCAGATTGCGCAGCTGGGGATCCAGGCGTTTGACCTGGTCGTGTGCAACCTGTACCCCTTCCAGGACACGGTCGCGTCGGGCGCTTCTTTCGACGAGTGCGTCGAGCAGATCGACATCGGTGGCCCGTCCATGGTGCGAGCCGCCGCGAAGAATCACCCGTCGGTCGCGGTCGTGACGTCCCCGGAGCGTTACGCGGATGTGGCCGAGGCCGTGGCGGGGGAGGGCTTCACCCTTGAGCAGCGCCGCGCGCTGGCCGCCGAGGCTTTCGCGCACACGGCGACCTACGACTTGGCGATCGCCGGATGGTTCGCCGACGAGCTGGATCTCGAGGACGTGCGCGAGACCCTCGACGAGGCCGCCGAGTCTCACCTGGATGCCTCGGACGCGGCGTTCCTGGAGTCGCTGGGATACCAGGCCGAGGAAGACTACGTGGTGGAGGCTACCGAGGAGGAGGGGCAGGCCTCGGGCATGCCCGTGTTCGTGGCCGACGCGTTCGAGCGCGTGGAGTCGCTGCGCTACGGCGAGAATCCGCATCAGGGCGCGGCCGTGTACCGAGAGATCGACGAGTCCTTCGAGGACGAGGGGGCCGACGACGAGGCCCTGGCCCCGGGCATCGCGAACGCGCGCCAGCTGCACGGTAAGGCCATGAGTTACAACAACTACACGGACGGCGATGCGGCCCTGCGCGCCGCCTACGATCATGAGCGTCCCTGCGTCGCGATCATCAAGCACGCGAATCCCTGCGGTATCGCCGTGGCGGACGATGTGGCCGAGGCCCACCGCCTGGCGCACGCCTGCGACCCCGTGTCGGCCTTCGGCGGCGTCATCGCTGTGAATCGCCCGGTGAGCGTGGAGCTGGCCCGCCAGATTGTCCCGATCTTCACCGAGGTCGTGCTTGCCCCCGATTACGAGGAGGGCGCGCTCGAGGTGCTGAGCGCGAAGAAGAACCTGCGTGTCCTGCAGGTCGAGCCCCCGGTTCGCGGCTCGTACGAGTTCAAGCAGATCAGCGGCGGCCTGCTGGTCCAGGAGCGCGACGATATCGACGCGCCCGGAGACTCGCCGGAGAACTGGACGCTTGCGGCTGGTGCTCCCGCCGACGAGGCGACGCTGGCGGACCTGGAGTTTGCGTGGCGCACGGTGCGTGCGGTGCGTTCGAACGCGATTCTGCTGGTCAAGGATGGCGCCTCGGTGGGCGTGGGCATGGGCCAGGTGAACCGCGTGGACTCGTGCAAGCTGGCGGTTGAGCGTGCGAACACGCTGGGCTCGCGTTCGACGGGTGACGCGGCGGCCTCCACCGTGGACAGCGCGGGTGGCGCTCGCGCGTCCGAGGTGGTGGGAGAGGCTCCTGAGCAGCGTTCCGTCGGCGCGGTTGCCGCGTCGGATGCGTTCTTCCCCTTCGCGGACGGCCTGCAGGTGCTCATCGACGCGGGTGTGAAGGCGGTCGTCCAGCCGGGTGGTTCCGTGCGTGACCAGGAGTCGATTGATGCGGCGAACGCTGCGGGCATCACGATGTACCTGACGGGAACGCGTCACTTCGCGCACTGATCTGTCCCGCTCATGGGCCCCAGGGGGCGGGCGCCGGTGCGGCGCTCGCCCCCTGTGATGTGCTCGGGTGTGCTTGACAGGGGCAGTGATACCGGTGTCTAATTCAATTATTGAATAAAAGGCCGTTGGCCCCGTCGAAAGGCACCGCATGTCCACGCTGACCGTCGCCCCCGCCGCCGCGCGCGAAAACCGCGTCCTCGCCGACCGCCTCGGTGGCACTATCGCCCGCGAATTCGCCCTGGTGGCAGCCGGAACAATCGCCATGATCGTGCTGGCCCGCATCTCGATCCCGCTGCCCTTCACGCCCGTGCCGGTCTCGCTCGGCACGCTCGGTGCCCTCTCGGTCGGCACGACCCTCGGCGCGCGCCGAGGCCTCGTCTCCGTCGCCGCCTACGCTCTCCTCGGCATCGCGGGCGCACCGGTCTTCACCGGCACGAACGTCGGCTGGGCCTTCGCCTCGTTCGGCTACATCCTCGGCTATTTCCTGGTCGCCGCGATCGCCGGCCTGGCCGCCCAGCGCGGCGCCGACCGCCGCGTGCTCACCATGGCACCGACCGCCCTCGCATCCATCTTCTCCGTGTACGTCCTGGGCCTGGCGTGGATGATTCCCTTCGCGCACATGACCATCGAGCAGGGCATCATGAAGGGTTTCGTGCCCTTCATTGTCGGCGACCTGGTCAAGGCCGCCGTCGCCGCCGGGCTTTTCCCCGTGCTGCGCTCCATCCTCCGCTGAGCCGCGCGCTCCAGCGCAACGCGAGTCGGCCTCGTCCCCTCCCGGGGGCGGGGCCGCCCCGTATCCGCGGACAAAAGCGCGGTGACATGCGCTATGGCGCGCGACGGCGCGGGGTGAGCGCGGGTAGCATGGGGAGGGTGAACGCTACTGACATGCATCCCGTCCTCGTCGTCGACTTCGGCGCGCAGTATGCCCAGCTGATCGCACGCCGCGTGCGTGAGGCCAACGTCTACTCCGAGATCGTCCCCCACACCATGAGCGTGGCGGACATGCTCGCCAAGGAGCCCGCCGCCATCATCCTGTCCGGCGGCCCGTCCTCCGTCTACGAGGAGGGTGCCCCCTCCGTCGATCCCGCGATCTTTGAGGCCGGCGTGCCCGTCCTGGGCATCTGCTACGGCTTCCAGACCATGGCGCACGCCCTGGGTGGCACGGTGGGTCGCACGGGCACCCGCGAGTACGGGCACACCGAGGCCACGGTTTCTGCGGGTTCCTGCCTGTTCGACGGCACCCCCGATGAGCAGATCGTGTGGATGAGCCACGGCGATGCCGTCCAGGGCGCGCCCGAGGGCTTCACCGTCACTGCCTCCACCTCCGAGACTCCCGTCGCGGCCTTCGAGTCGCGCGAGCGTCGCCTCTACGGCCTGCAGTGGCACCCCGAGGTGGGCCACTCCCAGTTCGGCCAGGATGCCCTGAAGAACTTCCTGTACAAGGGTGCTGGCCTGGAGCCCACGTGGACAGCCGGGTCCATCGTGGACGAGCAGGTTGCGAAGATCCGTGAGCAGGTCGGCGACGCGCAGGTCATCTGCGCCCTGTCTGGTGGCGTGGACTCCTCCGTGGCCGCGGCCCTCGTGCACAAGGCTGTTGGCGACCAGCTGACCTGTTTCTTCATCGATCATGGCCTGCTGCGTGCGGGCGAGTGCGAGCAGGTGGAGAACGACTACGCGCGCGGCATGGGCATCCGCGTCATCACGTGCGACGAGTCTGAGCGTTTCCTGTCCGCCCTGGCTGGCGTCACCGAGCCCGAGGCGAAGCGTAAGATCATCGGCCGCGAGTTCATCCGCTCCTTCGAGGCTGCCCAGAAGCAGGTCATCGAAGAGGTTGGCGCTGCCGGCGGCGAGGTGAAGTTCCTCGTCCAGGGCACCCTGTACCCCGACGTCGTCGAGTCCGGCGGCGGCGAGGGCGCGGCCAACATTAAGAGCCACCATAATGTGGGTGGCCTGCCCGAGGACATGACCTTCGAGCTGGTCGAGCCCCTGCGCACCCTCTTCAAGGACGAGGTGCGCGCGGTCGGCCGTGAGCTGGGCCTGCCCGACTACCTGGTGAACCGTCAGCCTTTCCCGGGCCCCGGCCTGGGCATTCGCATCATTGGTGAGGTCACGCGCGAGCGCCTGGACATTCTGCGCGCCGCCGACCTGATTGCCCGCGAGGAGCTTACGGCTGCCGGCCTGGATCAGGAGATCTGGCAGTGCCCGGTCGTCCTGCTCGCCGACGTTCGTTCCGTGGGCGTCCAGGGGGATGGCCGCACCTACGGACACCCGATCGTGCTGCGCCCCGTGTCCTCCGAGGACGCGATGACGGCCGACTGGACGCGCCTGCCCTACGACGTCCTGGCCCGCATCTCCACGCGCATCACGAACTCGGTGCCCGAGGTCAACCGCGTCGTCCTCGACGTGACCTCCAAGCCCCCGGCAACCATCGAGTGGGAGTAGAGTAAGTTTCTATTATAAAACTGTTGAAAATACAGCGTTTCGGCATTATGTGGGAGCAAAACACTTTTGAGTGATAGTATTTTGATACTAAAAGTAAGAAAAGTAGGTCTGAAAGGGAGTTGTTGAATTGAGCGAGTTTTGCGAACGATACTTATTGAAATGGCAATAAGGTAGACAAATTGCTTAGAAAGCCTCCCATTATTTAGGTGGGAGGCTTTTGTCGAAATAGTGGGTAAGAAATTTGAAGTTGTGTAGGTGGTGAATATGATATTTCATGAATTTGGTGATAAAAATTTTCCACATATGTTATTGATACATGGCGGAGGTAGTTCCTGGTGGAATTATCTTCGGCAGGCTCAAATGTTATCCGATAAATACCATGTAATTTTGCCAACACTTAATGGTCATGGAGAAGAATATCAAAAAGATTACATTTCAACTGAAGATTCTGCACTGCAAATTATGGATTATGTAAAGAATAATTGTGATGGGAAATTGTTTGCTGTGGGTGGTGTTTCGCTGGGTGGTCAAATTGCAATTGAGTTATTGTCGTTAGATAGTGATGTAGCTCAAAAAGCAATAATAGATGGGAGTATTTGTATTCCTCAACGCAAACTAGCGAGAATTAGCATAGTTATTGTAAAGTTATTTGGAAAACTTATGTTTAGCAAAGTGGCATGCAAAATCCAGTTGAGTTTAATGAAAAAAATGTATCCCAATATGGCTTATCCAGAAGAAATAGAAAATTACTATATGGAGGATATGCCAAGGATTCCCATTAAAACATTAGTTACTATGTACCAAACATATATGGGAAGATATGCACTTAAAAACGCTATTACAGAAAGTAAAGCGCAGGTTTTATATATTTATGGCGAAAAAGAAATGAGTTGCGTTAAGGACTCAGCTAAGCTATTTAAGGAAATGCATCCCAATTGTACACTATATGAAGCTAAAGGTTATAATCATGGGTATCTATCAGCTTATCTACCTTTTGAGTGGATGGCTCTGGTTAATCCATTTTTGGAAAACAATATTTATTAATAAAACCTAAAGCTGGTAGTGTCATAGGGTGTAAGCAATTTTCGTGTAGCGGTGATGCTGTTTGGAGGCTGATCATGGGGTGTCGCCGGGTGCTTGGAGTCGACGATCGTGCGGCGATTATGGCGGGGGTAAATGCGGGTTTGTCCCAGGTGCGTATCGCCCACCTGATTGGGCGTAGCCCCTCGGTGGTGTGCGGTGAGATCGCCCGCCATGCGGGCCCTGATGGGGCGTATCGGGCCGAGAAGCCCGTCCTGTGTGCGGGCGAGAACGAGGACCGGGTGAAACTTGCAGCCATGGTCATCGAAGTTAAAGCGTGCGTGTCAGATCTCCCATGGAGTGGGAGCTGCCTCACTCGCCGTCATCCCAATCTCCTGGGAGCCGCGCGACTCCATTCGTATCCAAGCTGGGGCGATAGGCGCAGCGCTCGAGTCCGTCAAATGTGGGAGTCTCGGGGCGCATGTCGAAGGGGAGGCCGCCGACTTCAATTGACTTGGCGAGGAAGATATTGATCGCGTCCGAGAGGCTAATTCCCCAGCGTGCGTAGACAGCTGCTGCGTCGGCCTTGATCTGCGCGGTCGTGCGAGTCTTCACCTCGGCAGTGCGGGTCATCGTTGGCATAGTCGCTCCTTTCATTGCCTGCATCATAGTCCCTGACTGGTGCTGGGATGGGGCCATTGTGGGGCAGTATGGACTAGTAGTAGCCAGTTTCCCTTTTGATCTGAGGCCAGACTCTGGCCATAATTATGGCTAAGGGTGATAGGAGTAGCATGTCGACACTAACTATGGGACTTGCCGAGGCGAAGAATAACTTTTCGCGGGTGACAGCAGAGGTGAACAGGACGGGGAAGCCT encodes:
- a CDS encoding UvrD-helicase domain-containing protein, giving the protein MSDATSLPDLGFLIGPDGGRQDDYVPPEVPAFDVEDALGADYDGGWPDIAVPGGGSGEASAWEAAPASSAPAWGEPRRPGVDPESLTRGLNDRQREAVTHAGSPLLILAGAGSGKTRVLTHRIAYLLATGRARAGEILAITFTNKAAAEMRERAGALVGDDARRMWVSTFHSACVRLLRYEHEAAGLSSSFTIYDAQDSQRLIQMVLKAQDVDIKRFTLKMVAARISDAKNELIGPKRYAETAGKDPVSRIVADAYVEYDKRMRASNALDFDDLIMRTVDLLRDNPLIAEHYHRRFRHILVDEYQDTNHAQYVLVRALVGDGSDGVTPAELTVVGDSDQSIYAFRGATIRNIEEFERDFTGARTILLEQNYRSTQNILSAANAVIARNTGRRAKNLWTASGDGALITLDAADSEHDEARFVVGEIDRLADSGVDWGDIAVFYRTNAQSRALEELLVRQGIPYRVVGGTRFYERREIKDALAYLQVISNPDDTVAARRVLNVPKRGIGAKAEEAIAAHAARHGISFGAALRHLWLRAGRPAGEGEGIDVDALARSASTDEALADSSVSVSSGGAAGENPGARDGADASVAADSSAAAAPASSPVPSESAPETAPEVLGITARAAKSAAAFWGLIETLRAAEARGASQADILEEVLDRTGYLAELRRSEDPQDASRVENLAELHSVAGAFAADAPGGTLADFLERVALVADSDQVPAEGERGGQVTLMTVHTAKGLEFPAVFVTGMEDGTFPHQRSLGDESELEEERRLAYVAITRARERLYLTRAAVRSAWGTPQEMPPSRFLDDIPAELLDVRRAATSGERMRASYGGSYGSGAYGSGAYGRSRRSEGRDPWGERDAGAFGSGRGGVPAQTAGARTVTRMGVAPAAKPAEEKPVLSLKVGDRVKHATLGAGTVTGVEGEGPRTVARIRFGMAEKRLLVRMAPMEKIS
- a CDS encoding DUF6350 family protein, whose product is MVAFLSLRSNTWMNDTTPRDALGLGGDLWVAVMGGTSAAGGVSYRAIPTLVGALLIVLVRILLRTTAGFPRSSALFAVPGFVLTSWFLSGTSGASSQWWTGTIGAVLIPLIASVWFVVSSFSRDHDAPTMQHWISGGFKMGGLLVVATVAASSVAAVVALVAGWGRASGIQELLGASSGVDTAFIVGVQVAFAPTVMAWAAAWWSGVGFMTATDSLHSPTVVDPGPIPPIPLLGMVPQTAPGHWVVLVPIALGVGLGVVSSRLFRRSHVLHQSAQGVLASCVFASVVALWMWSSTMSLGSVRLVSMGPRVGWATLALVLEIALPALIITLATHPTTLALVGRGAGRVRSEGEALRRRHAERLSREAATASLIDREEGDCASGADEAWAEASAPAATGDTTAGAEAGAEPEEQGAEPAQEGADEGAGVVAEEGEEPVSGRDQGGA
- the sucD gene encoding succinate--CoA ligase subunit alpha, producing the protein MTIFVNSETRVIVQGMTGAEGRKHTQRMLSAGTAIVGGTNPRKAGTTVTFDVQGYGPGADKVTDGQVEVPVFGTVAEAREATGANASVIFVPPAFAKGAALEAIEAGIETIVLITEGIPVQDSTIVVERALAAGVRLIGPNCPGIISPAQANLGITPADITGPGCLGLVSKSGTLTYQLMYELRDFGFTTCLGIGGDPVVGTTHIDALAAFEADPDTDLVIMIGEIGGDAEERAAAWIQENMTKPVVAYIAGFTAPEGKTMGHAGAIVSGSSGTAAAKAEALEAVGVRVGRTPSQTAQIAREILSR
- the sucC gene encoding ADP-forming succinate--CoA ligase subunit beta; this translates as MDLYEYQARQMFKERGVPVLDYRLASTPDEAREGARELLAEGASLLVVKAQVKTGGRGKAGGVKLAHTADEAYEKAQAILGLNIKGHIVKKVMIASGADIAAEYYFSILLDRSNRRHLAMCSREGGMDIETLAKERPEALARVPLDPVVGIDAEVARHIAKEAGFDEETAEAIAPVLETLWTVYRDEDATLVEVNPLVSSPDGSVWAVDGKVTLDDNARFRHSGHAELVDVAAQDPREAAAKEAGLNYVRLEGQVGIIGNGAGLVMSTLDVVAMAGEEFGGMKPANFLDIGGGASAEVMAKGLDIILGDEQVRSVFVNVFGGITACDQVARGIVGALETLGDAASKPLVVRLDGNKVEEGRAILEQAAHPLVHMEETMDGAARRAAELAAQAPSK